One window of the Sphaerochaeta associata genome contains the following:
- a CDS encoding ATP-binding protein — MMLISFGARNYLSFKEGFEVSLELSPGCPPAISAGKGVSNVLCIIGPNASGKTNVIRALTFVSDFCCNSFSNKPEERLSVTSFGFSTEASSFFMEFSIGDVRYYYEVELTNAEVLSETLERKASRKIKVFSRKRQELEYCIKELQELKTMKLRKNVSVLSAAHQYEIRGLEEVYAFFSHIVSNIDPFAGEVKYNEQTANVFSISKTYYESSETLDFVREKLALFDTGINGVSIEKLKGPTDDDYFFPFFNHTTKQGDVTVPYYLESNGTRSLFSQLSIYKQVLDCGGVLLIDEFDNNLHPDILGKLVNLFLDPENNTNNAQLVFCTHNTGVMDTLGKYRIVLVNKEENESFLYRIDELPGNIVRNDRSLETIYKTGKLGGTPNL; from the coding sequence ATGATGTTGATTTCATTTGGTGCAAGAAACTATCTGAGCTTCAAAGAAGGATTTGAAGTGTCATTGGAGCTGAGTCCTGGTTGTCCACCTGCTATTTCGGCAGGGAAGGGTGTCTCAAATGTATTGTGTATCATAGGGCCGAATGCTTCTGGAAAAACGAATGTTATTAGAGCTCTCACCTTCGTTTCGGATTTTTGTTGCAATTCATTCTCCAATAAACCCGAAGAACGTCTATCGGTCACCTCATTTGGATTTAGTACTGAAGCATCTTCCTTTTTTATGGAGTTCAGCATTGGTGATGTACGATACTATTATGAAGTTGAGCTCACGAATGCAGAAGTACTCAGCGAAACGCTGGAGAGAAAAGCATCGAGGAAAATCAAGGTGTTTTCTCGAAAGAGGCAGGAACTTGAGTACTGTATCAAAGAGCTCCAAGAATTGAAGACGATGAAACTTAGAAAAAATGTATCCGTGCTTAGTGCTGCCCATCAGTATGAAATCAGAGGGTTAGAAGAGGTATATGCATTTTTTTCTCATATTGTTTCCAATATTGATCCTTTTGCCGGTGAAGTTAAATACAATGAACAAACAGCCAATGTTTTTTCCATCTCAAAGACGTACTACGAATCCTCAGAGACGCTGGATTTCGTTCGAGAAAAACTAGCTTTATTTGATACAGGAATTAATGGAGTATCAATCGAAAAGTTGAAAGGTCCAACAGACGATGATTATTTCTTCCCATTTTTTAACCATACTACCAAGCAGGGTGATGTCACTGTACCATACTATTTAGAATCAAATGGAACACGCTCACTTTTCTCTCAACTTTCAATTTATAAGCAGGTTCTAGATTGCGGTGGGGTGCTCCTCATTGATGAATTCGACAATAACCTCCATCCGGATATTCTTGGGAAACTTGTGAACCTTTTTCTTGATCCTGAAAACAATACCAATAATGCTCAGCTGGTTTTCTGCACTCATAATACAGGAGTAATGGATACGCTGGGTAAATACAGAATTGTTTTGGTCAATAAAGAAGAAAATGAGAGCTTTCTGTATCGCATTGATGAGCTTCCAGGAAACATTGTGAGAAATGATCGTTCATTGGAAACTATTTACAAGACTGGGAAACTCGGGGGGACTCCAAATCTATGA
- the yedE gene encoding YedE family putative selenium transporter, translating to MQEKRNLIIAGSIFGVLAVGLVALGNPANMGFCIACFYRDLAGSLGLHSAGVVQYARPEIMGLILGSFVISLIKGEFKSRGGSSPVLRFIIAFFVMIGALVFLGCPFRMILRLAGGDLNALVALFGFASGIGVGGILLNKGFSLGRSYPQARAEGTAFSAAALVMVVIAVFLPMLLKASTSGPGSQHAPILISLAAGLIVGSLAQRTRLCMAGGIRDLFLFKDPTLLLGSAAVLVVALILNLATGSFKLGFTGQPIAHTQWLWNFLGMGLVGYGSVLLGGCPLRQTILAGEGNSDSAVTVLGFLAGAAVSHNFGLASSGQGATTAGKIATLVGFAVITLIALAVMKKQARS from the coding sequence ATGCAGGAAAAACGGAATTTAATCATTGCAGGAAGCATTTTCGGCGTTCTTGCGGTAGGCCTTGTCGCCTTGGGAAACCCCGCCAACATGGGATTTTGCATCGCGTGTTTCTATCGTGACCTTGCAGGCTCGCTGGGCTTGCATTCGGCCGGGGTGGTCCAGTATGCGCGCCCTGAGATCATGGGCCTCATTCTCGGATCGTTTGTGATCAGCCTCATCAAGGGGGAGTTCAAGAGCAGGGGTGGTTCTTCTCCCGTTCTGCGTTTCATCATCGCCTTCTTCGTCATGATCGGGGCCCTGGTATTCCTTGGCTGTCCCTTCCGCATGATTTTGCGCCTTGCAGGTGGTGATCTCAATGCACTGGTGGCCCTCTTTGGGTTTGCCTCAGGTATCGGGGTAGGGGGAATTCTTTTGAACAAGGGATTCAGCCTTGGCCGCAGCTATCCCCAGGCAAGAGCCGAGGGAACAGCCTTCAGTGCCGCCGCACTTGTAATGGTCGTCATCGCCGTCTTCCTTCCAATGCTTCTGAAGGCAAGCACCTCGGGACCGGGCAGTCAGCACGCCCCTATCCTCATCTCCCTGGCCGCCGGCCTTATCGTCGGCTCGCTCGCCCAACGCACCAGATTGTGTATGGCAGGAGGAATTCGCGACCTCTTTCTCTTCAAGGACCCAACGTTGTTGCTCGGTTCGGCAGCAGTCCTGGTCGTTGCCCTTATTCTGAACCTGGCAACAGGATCCTTCAAGCTTGGCTTTACCGGCCAGCCGATTGCCCACACCCAGTGGCTGTGGAACTTCCTGGGCATGGGTCTTGTCGGATACGGCTCGGTACTGCTCGGCGGCTGTCCCTTGCGCCAGACTATTCTGGCAGGGGAAGGCAACAGCGACAGTGCCGTCACCGTACTGGGCTTTCTTGCAGGTGCTGCAGTGAGCCACAACTTCGGACTTGCCTCCTCGGGCCAGGGAGCCACCACCGCGGGCAAGATCGCAACCCTCGTCGGCTTTGCCGTCATTACCCTCATTGCTTTGGCAGTGATGAAGAAACAAGCAAGGAGCTAA
- a CDS encoding nucleotidyl transferase AbiEii/AbiGii toxin family protein has product MNAEIERMLGKYDIKSVDKAIHALKEVSQEVVLQILSQTDFFQHAAFYGGTALRIFYGLNRFSEDMDFSLQSLEPDFSL; this is encoded by the coding sequence ATGAATGCAGAAATTGAGAGGATGCTTGGGAAGTACGATATTAAATCCGTGGATAAGGCAATTCATGCATTGAAAGAGGTGAGCCAGGAAGTTGTTCTTCAGATTCTCTCGCAGACAGATTTTTTTCAACATGCAGCCTTTTATGGTGGTACAGCACTACGCATTTTTTATGGGTTGAATCGATTTTCTGAAGATATGGATTTTTCTTTACAGTCTCTTGAGCCAGACTTTTCTTTGTAG